From a region of the Xanthomonas rydalmerensis genome:
- a CDS encoding SDR family oxidoreductase, translated as MDNSASAAPSSLDNATYGSLRGRRVFITGGGSGIGAALVEAFAAQGAQVAFVDVAAEASAALAERLAAGGLTAPWWRRCDVTDVAALQAAIGAAAAELGDFHVLLNNVGSDDRHALEAVTPEYWERCVSINQRAAFFAIQAVVPGMQRLGGGSIVNLGSTGWQSKTGGYPVYATAKSSVNGLTRGLARDLGAARIRINVLTPGWVMTERQVTLWLDEAGERELARNQCLPDKVMPDDIARMALFLASDEARAITAQEFVVDGGWT; from the coding sequence ATGGACAACTCGGCAAGCGCGGCGCCTTCCTCCCTCGACAACGCAACCTACGGCAGCCTGCGCGGCCGCCGCGTCTTCATCACCGGCGGCGGCTCCGGCATCGGCGCCGCGCTGGTGGAGGCCTTCGCTGCGCAGGGCGCGCAGGTGGCCTTCGTCGATGTCGCGGCCGAGGCCAGCGCCGCGCTGGCCGAGCGGCTAGCCGCGGGCGGCCTGACCGCGCCCTGGTGGCGCCGCTGCGACGTCACCGACGTGGCCGCGCTGCAGGCGGCGATCGGCGCGGCGGCGGCCGAGCTGGGCGACTTCCACGTGCTGCTCAACAACGTCGGCAGCGACGACCGCCATGCGCTGGAGGCGGTGACGCCGGAGTACTGGGAGCGCTGCGTGTCGATCAACCAGCGTGCGGCGTTCTTCGCGATCCAGGCGGTGGTGCCGGGCATGCAGCGGCTGGGGGGCGGTTCCATCGTCAACCTGGGCTCCACCGGCTGGCAGAGCAAGACCGGCGGCTATCCGGTCTATGCCACCGCCAAGTCCTCGGTGAACGGCCTGACCCGCGGCCTGGCCCGCGACCTGGGCGCGGCGCGGATCCGCATCAACGTGCTGACCCCGGGCTGGGTGATGACCGAGCGCCAGGTCACCCTGTGGCTGGACGAGGCCGGCGAGCGCGAACTGGCGCGCAACCAGTGCCTGCCGGACAAGGTGATGCCCGACGACATCGCGCGCATGGCGCTGTTCCTGGCCTCGGACGAGGCGCGCG